In Bos indicus isolate NIAB-ARS_2022 breed Sahiwal x Tharparkar chromosome 19, NIAB-ARS_B.indTharparkar_mat_pri_1.0, whole genome shotgun sequence, the following proteins share a genomic window:
- the MAP2K3 gene encoding dual specificity mitogen-activated protein kinase kinase 3 produces the protein MESPAPSPPAGVPTSKGKSRRKKDLRISCMSKPPAPSPTLPRNLDSRAFITIGDRNFEVEADDLVTISELGRGAYGVVEKVRHAQSGTIMAVKRIRATVNSQEQKRLLMDLDVNMRTVDCFYTVTFYGALFREGDVWICMELMDTSLDKFYRKVLDKGMTIPEDILGEIAVSIVRALEHLHSKLSVIHRDVKPSNVLINKEGHVKMCDFGISGYLVDSVAKTMDAGCKPYMAPERINPELNQKGYNVKSDVWSLGITMIEMAILRFPYESWGTPFQQLKQVVEEPSPQLPADRFSPEFVDFTAQCLRKNPAERMSYLELMEHPFFTSHKTKKTDIAAFVKEILGEDS, from the exons GAAAGTCCAGGAGGAAAAAGGATTTACGAATCTCCTGCATGTCCAAGCCGCCGGCGCCCAGCCCCAC GCTCCCCCGGAACCTGGACTCCCGGGCATTCATCACCATTGGAGACAGG AACTTTGAGGTGGAGGCGGATGACCTGGTGACCATTTCAGAGCTGGGCCGAGGTGCCTATGGGGTGGTGGAGAAGGTGCGGCATGCCCAGAGTGGCACCATCATGGCCGTGAAG CGCATCCGGGCCACCGTGAACTCTCAGGAGCAGAAGCGCCTGCTCATGGACCTAGATGTCAACATGCGCACGGTGGACTGTTTCTACACCGTCACCTTCTATGGGGCCCTCTTTAGAGAG GGAGACGTGTGGATCTGCATGGAGCTCATGGACACGTCCCTGGACAAGTTCTATCGGAAGGTGCTAGACAAGGGCATGACGATCCCAGAAGACATTCTCGGGGAGATCGCTGTGTCT ATCGTGAGGGCCCTGGAACACCTGCACAGCAAGCTGTCCGTGATCCACAGAG ATGTGAAGCCGTCCAATGTCCTTATCAACAAGGAGGGCCACGTGAAGATGTGTGACTTTGGGATCAGTGGTTACTTGGTGGATTCCGTGGCCAAGACAATGGATGCTGGCTGCAAACCCTACATGGCC CCTGAGAGAATCAACCCAGAACTGAACCAGAAAGGCTACAATGTCAAGTCCGATGTCTGGAGCCTCGGCATCACCATG ATCGAGATGGCCATTCTGCGATTTCCTTACGAGTCCTGGGGGACCCCCTTCCAGCAGCTGAAGCAGGTGGTAGAGGAGCCGtccccccagctcccagctgacCGTTTCTCCCCTGAGTTTGTGGACTTTACTGCACAGTG CCTGAGAAAGAACCCCGCGGAACGCATGAGCTACCTGGAGCTGATG GAGCACCCTTTCTTCACCTCGCACAAAACCAAGAAGACTGACATCGCTGCCTTCGTGAAGGAGATCCTGGGAGAGGACTCGTAG